One Vitis vinifera cultivar Pinot Noir 40024 chromosome 8, ASM3070453v1 genomic window carries:
- the LOC104879995 gene encoding uncharacterized protein LOC104879995, with product MPFTEEEIFLALMEMNGDKAPGPDGLTMAFWQSCWDFLKKEVVELFKEFYDQKSFAKSLNTTFLVLIPKKGGVEDLGDFLPINLLGGLYKLLAKVLANKLKKVLGKVVSADQNVFVRGRQILDASLITNEVVDYRQKRKEKELVYKLDIEKAYDSINWNFLIKVLHKMGFGSPRKKHLTHLGWILAWFEAASSLRINLAKSELIPVGEIEDIEEMVVELGCKVGDFPVKYLGLPLGAHHKALSMWDGVEERTRRRLALWKRHYLSKGGRITLIKSTLASIPIYQLSIFRMPKLVVKRLEKLQRDFLWGGGSLERKIHLINWDVVYTQKEKGGLGIRKIVLLNKALLGKWIWRFAFEKDSFWKKVIGVKYGQEGCGWRTNETRGTFGVGVWKEILKEASWCWDNIEFKVGRGTKVKF from the exons ATGCCCTTTACTGAGGAAGAAATTTTCTTAGCTCTGATGGAAATGAACGGAGACAAAGCTCCAGGCCCGGATGGGCTTActatggccttttggcaatCTTGTTGGGATTTTCTGAAGAAGGAGGTTGTAGAGTTGTTTAAGGAATTTTATGACCAGAAATCTTTTGCCAAAAGCCTAAATACTACCTTCTTGGTCCTCATCCCAAAAAAAGGTGGGGTTGAGGATCTTGGGGATTTTCTGCCCATCAACCTTTTAGGGGGGCTGTACAAGCTTCTGGCCAAAGTGTTGGCCAATAAGCTGAAGAAGGTGTTAGGTAAGGTGGTCTCGGCTGATCAAAATGTGTTTGTGAGGGGAAGACAGATTCTGGATGCCTCTCTCATAACTAATGAGGTGGTTGATTATAGGCAGAAGCGGAAAGAGAAAGAGCTAGTTTACAAACTGGAtattgaaaaagcctatgatagtATTAATTGGAACTTCCTCATAAAGGTTTTGCAtaagatgggctttgggtctc CAAGGAAGAAGCATCTAACTCATCTTGGCTGGATTTTGGCGTGGTTTGAGGCGGCTTCTAGTCTTAGGATTAATCTGGCCAAGAGTGAATTAATTCCTGTTGGGGAGATTGAAGATATTgaggaaatggttgtggagttAGGGTGCAAAGTGGGGGATTTTCCTGTTAAGTATTTGGGGTTGCCTCTTGGAGCCCATCATAAGGCCTtgtctatgtgggatggggtagAGGAAAGAACGAGGAGAAGATTAGCTCTTTGGAAAAGGCATTATTTGTCTAAGGGCGGGAGAATTACCCTCATTAAAAGTACATTAGCCAGCATTCCCATATACCAATTGTCCATTTTCCGAATGCCCAAGTTAGTGGTAAAAAGGcttgaaaaattacaaagagattttctttggggagggggaagcttGGAAAGGAAAATCCACTTAATCAATTGGGACGTGGTGTATactcaaaaggagaaggggGGTCTTGGCATTCGAAAGATTGTTTTATTAAACAAGGCTTTGCTGGGtaagtggatttggaggtttgcctTTGAAAAAGATTCattttggaagaaggtgatCGGGGTGAAGTATGGCCAAGAGGGATGTGGTTGGAGGACTAATGAAACTCGTGGTACTtttggagtgggggtttggaaggagatcctGAAGGAGGCAagttggtgttgggataacattgAGTTCAAGGTGGGGAGGGGGACTAAGGTCAAGTTCTAG
- the LOC100247933 gene encoding probable glutamate carboxypeptidase AMP1: protein MSQPHSSKPTSTIFSSVPSPQWTLLFLLFLCTVGFYTLHLPNSAAAFSNVRDALRFRNIYLSFATNSTVSAYLRALTLHPHLAGTHPALQTARFVHSHFADLGLRTHTVDYRALLSYPLHASLSAHSSDGSSRELPLVEPGGAGAEVVRPYHAYSPSGVVTGAQAVYVNLGREEDYRALRRVGVDVKGCVAVVRRGEESRGGVVGRAAEEGAVAVLMYTEGESMSGVERGTVMKGLGDPLTPGWGGVEGGEALDLEDSQILNRFPKIPSMPISPEVAYSILRSLEGPQMPHHWRDDALGPQPGRVGPGPTLLNFTYQAEKKIATIHNVFAIIRGSEEPDRYVLLGNHRDAWTYGAVDPNSGTAVLLDIARRYALMMRQGWQPRRTIVLCSWDAEEFGMIGSTEWVEQNLLNLGSKVVAYLNVDCAVQGPGFFAGATPQLDNLLIEVAKKVQDPDSESMTIYDNWMITNKVINIQRLSGVDSDFAPLLQHAGVPSVDLYYGRDFPVYHTAFDSYDWMTNHGDPLFQRHVAVAGVWGLLALHLADDPILPFNYVSYTEQLWNYTNLLRNLVKGNVSLHPITASIQELASAAEEAEGEAKKLREEERNSEFLVLKKRALNDRLMLAERGFLDADGLQGRQWFKHLVYGPRGDSESKLIFFPGIADAISASTRMKRKEGEAAIQHEIWRVARAIERASSALRGGIFTEK from the exons ATGTCTCAGCCTCACTCCTCTAAACCTACCAGCACTATTTTCAGTTCTGTTCCATCACCACAGTGgactcttctctttcttcttttcctctGCACTGTCGGTTTCTACACTCTCCACCTCCCAAACTCTGCTGCTGCCTTTTCAAATGTCCGAGATGCCCTCCGCTTCCGCAACATTTACCTCTCCTTCGCCACCAACTCCACCGTCTCCGCCTATCTCCGGGCCCTCACCCTCCACCCTCACCTCGCCGGCACCCACCCCGCTCTCCAGACTGCCCGCTTCGTCCACTCCCACTTCGCCGACCTAGGGCTTCGGACCCACACAGTTGATTATAGAGCTCTTCTCTCTTATCCTTTGCACGCCTCGCTCTCGGCACATTCTAGTGATGGGAGCTCCAGGGAGCTGCCGTTGGTGGAGCCGGGTGGGGCCGGGGCGGAGGTGGTTCGGCCGTACCATGCCTACTCGCCGTCGGGGGTGGTGACGGGGGCGCAGGCAGTGTATGTGAATCTGGGGAGGGAGGAGGACTACCGTGCCCTGAGGAGGGTCGGGGTGGATGTTAAGGGGTGTGTGGCGGTGGTGAGAAGGGGGGAGGAGTCGAGGGGAGGGGTGGTGGGGAGGGCGGCGGAGGAGGGGGCGGTGGCGGTGCTAATGTACACGGAGGGGGAGAGTATGAGTGGGGTTGAGAGAGGGACGGTGATGAAAGGCTTGGGGGACCCACTAACCCCCGGGTGGGGTGGTGTTGAGGGTGGTGAGGCTTTGGACTTGGAGGACTCTCAGATTTTGAACAGATTTCCCAAAATTCCATCTATGCCCATTTCACCTGAAGTTGCTTACTCCATTTTGAGGTCCCTTGAGGGCCCTCAAATGCCCCACCACTGGAGAGATGATGCCCTAGGTCCCCAACCCGGTCGGGTTGGACCCGGTCCGACTCTTTTGAACTTCACGTACCAG GCGGAGAAAAAGATAGCTACCATTCATAATGTTTTTGCTATCATAAGGGGATCTGAAGAGCCTGATCGCTATGTCCTGCTTGGCAACCACAGAGATGCATGGACATATGGAGCTGTTGACCCCAATAGTGGAACTGCAGTGCTACTTGACATTGCTCGTAGATATGCTCTTATGATGCGTCAGGGGTGGCAACCTCGGAGGACAATTGTTCTATGCAGTTGGGATGCAGAAGAGTTTGGGATG ATAGGATCTACTGAGTGGGTCGAACAAAACCTTTTGAATCTGGGTTCTAAAGTTGTAGCATACCTTAATGTAGACTGTGCAGTTCAAGGACCAGGCTTCTTTGCTGGTGCAACGCCTCAGCTAGATAATCTTCTCATTGAGGTTGCAAAGAAG GTCCAGGATCCTGACTCAGAGAGCATGACCATATATGATAACTGGATGATTACAAATAAAGTCATCAAT ATCCAGAGGCTAAGTGGAGTGGATTCTGATTTTGCTCCACTTTTGCAACATGCAGGGGTTCCTTCTGTTGATTTATACTATGGAAGAG ATTTTCCAGTCTATCACACTGCTTTTGACTCCTATGACTGGATGACAAACCATGGGGATCCATTGTTTCAACGTCATGTGGCTG TAGCTGGAGTTTGGGGACTTCTAGCTCTTCACCTGGCTGATGATCCTATTTTACCTTTCAACTATGTCTCTTACACAGAACAATTATGG AACTACACAAATCTCTTACGCAACTTGGTGAAAGGTAATGTATCCCTGCACCCTATAACTGCATCCATTCAGGAACTCGCCTCTGCAGCCGAAGAAGCTGAGGGAGAAGCAAAG AAACTGAGAGAAGAGGAAAGAAATAGTGAGTTTTTGGTATTGAAGAAGCGGGCATTAAATGATCGACTGATGCTTGCTGAAAGAGGCTTCCTGGATGCTGATGGGCTTCAAGGGAGGCAATGGTTCAAGCATCTG GTTTACGGGCCTCGTGGTGACTCAGAAAGCAAGCTGATATTCTTCCCTGGAATAGCAGATGCCATATCTGCATCCACAAGAATGAAGAGGAAAGAAGGTGAAGCAGCAATTCAGCATGAGATATGGAGGGTTGCCAGAGCCATTGAAAGGGCGTCCAGTGCTCTTAGAGGAGGAATCTTCACTGAGAAATGA